AGTGCTCCCAGAACGGTTTCGACCGAGCAATGTGATTCTCGAAGAAACGGGACTGTGACTCGTGGACTCCGAGCCCTCGTGGCTCTCCGATCGGGTCGCCGTAGTGGTCCTGCGGAAGGTTGTGTGTGTAGGCCGTGTGTCCGAACTCGTGGACGATTCCCTGTAACGCTGTCATCGGCGTCTCCTCCGAGTACCGTGTCGTGATACGAACGTCGTGTTGCGTTCCGTAGGAAAACGGGTGTGGCGCAGTGTCCAGCCGTGCGCGGTCCCAGTCAAGTCCAAGGACATCAAGCGTGTCCTCACAGAGTTGTCGCTGGGTATTGATATCGTACGGTCCTCGAGCGGTGAACGCATCGGTTGCGAGGTCGGCGTCGCTGAGACGAATGTCGTTGATGAGGGGGACCAACTCCGCGCGCAGTTCATCAAAGATGCGATCAACGGTCTCTAGGTCGATGTAGCGCTGAGCGTGATAACCCGAGCGTTTCGTCCAGAGTGTCTCGAAGGGGTCGCCGTCAGGGTTGACGTGTTCACTCCAGTCGATCCATGCGTCCACGACATCCTCCATGCTTGGACCAAATATTGACCAGTCATTGGCTTCTTTCGCCTGCTTCCAGTCCTCATGTGCACGTGACATGACTGTCGAAATCTGGCCATTCACTGCCTCGGGAACGCTGGTTTCAACGTCGTACTCCCGGCGCATCTCGCGAACGATTGCATCTTGGTCTTCCGTAAGATCGGCATCTTCGAGCAAGTCAAGCGCCTCACCAAGGTCGTCGTCGGTCCTGTAGCGGTGCTGTGCCGCTGCAATCGACGAGCGCTGGGATGCCCGCGCGGGTGCTCCGCCGACTGGCATCATCACGTCAGAATCCCATCGGGTGAGGAAATCCACTTTCTCTAGATCGAGTATCCGTTGGCTCTTCTCAAGTACTACGTCGTATGCGTCTTCAGGTGACATGGTTGACTTATCAGTGTCTGCCGCCATACCAGGTGCTACTCACCTGCTAGATATAAAGCCAGTGGCTTCCCGAATTGCACTGGGTTGTTCTGCTGTTGTAGCGGTACTTAGATACGAACTTTTATTTTGAGACCACGCTCATTGAGGTTCATGGGAATCGACCTTACGGACAGGACAGCCGTCGTTACCGGCGGCGCTGCAGGTATCGGTCGCGGAATCGCTATCGAACTCGCCCGCGAAGGAGCAGACATCGTCGTCGCCGATCTCGATGACGAACCAACGCTGCCCGAGGAGAAAGAACGAGGGACGACGGTTGAAGTGGTTGAAGAGATGGGACACGAGGCTGAGTTCGTCAAGACGGACGTAACCGACGAAAATCAGGTTTCATCGTTGATGGACGTGGCGGCAGAGGAGTTCGCCGGTATTGACATCCTCGTGAACAACGCCGGTATCGCCGGGCGGGGAAAAGCGAGCGAAACCACGCTTGAGTTCTGGAACAAGGTGCTCGCTGTCAATCTCACGGGGCCATTTCTATGTGCGAAACACGCGATTCCATACCTCGTCGAATCAGACCAAGGTCGAATCATCAACATCTCCTCGCAGGGATCGAAACGCGCCAGCGGGACGAACACCGCCTACTGCATATCGAAAGCCGGAATCTCACACTTGACACGTTCTCTCGCCGCCGAACTCGGCAGCGAGGGCGTCAACGTGAATGGAATCATGCCGGGCCCCGTCCGAACCGAGATGATGGCCGATGTGCTGGACGATCCTGAACAGCGGCAGACGTACCTCGATCAGATGTGTGTCGATTATTACGGCGTTCCGGAAGATATCGGTCGTGTCGCCGTATTCCTGGCGAGCGAGGATTCACGCTACGTCACCGGCCACGAAGTGGCAGCCGAGGGCGGCTGGCTGGTCAACTGACGTGGATATGAAATACCTCGCACGAACGATGGATGCTCAGCCGCTACTCGGGGACGAGTCGGGGTTCGTCCCACTGGGCGCCGTCCACCCGGACACGGAAACAGTCCGCGACGCGCTTTCGTACGCAGCGGCTGGGACGCTCGGCGACCCTGCCGACGCGCTCGCCGAGCCCGTGGACCGCGCGGATTTGACGTTCGGCCCGCCACTAGCCGAGTTCGGGAAGATATGGGGTATCGGTCTCAACTACGCCGAACACGCAGGCGACCTCGGCGAGCAGCGCCCCGACGAGCCCGCGAGCTTCATGAAGCCAAACACCGCCCTCACGGGTCCGGGCGGGCCGATCCGACTGCCTCCGCAAGATCGAACGGACCGAGTGACCGCTGAGGCCGAACTCGGCGTGCTCGTGGGCCGAGAGTGCCACGGCATAGACGAAAACGAGGTCAGCGAGGTCGTCGCGGGCTATCTCCCGATCATCGATATGACTGCCGAGGATATTCTCCAGCGCAACCCCCGCTTTCTGACGCGCGCCAAGAGCTTCGATACGTTCCTCGTCCCCGGACCGCTTATCATGGTCCCCGGGGATGGGTTCGACCTCGCCGACTTGACCGTCCGGACGGAAGTAAACGGCGCGATTGCAGCCGAGAATAAAGTTGCGAACATGCTGTTCCCACCGGCGGAACTCATATCGTTCCATTCGGGCGTGATGACGCTGCGGCCAGGCGACCTGTTCTCGACCGGGACGCCTGGCGCAGCACCGATCGAACCCGGTGATAAGGTACGATCCTACGTGGAATCCGTCGGGGCGGTCGAGGCGTCAGTGACGCGCTAATCCAGGCACTCCTGTCGAACGCAGGCCGGAAAACCGACGCTGCTTTTCCGTGCTTACTCTTCGGTCTTGTCCGACCAGTTCGGTATTTCGCGCGCGACGAAGTCGCCATACCCAGCGTTGACCAGGATATCGCCGTCATCGTAGACGAGCTCGCCGCGGACAAACGTCTGGTCGACCCGTCCCGTAATCTCGCGGCCCTCGTAGATGCTGAAGTCGGCTTTCGAGAAGTTGTCCGCAGGGTTAACCTCGTAGGTCGCCTCGGGGTCGAAGATGACGATGTCGGCGTCGGTTCCGGGGTCGAGCGTCCCCTTGTTCGGCATCCCGTAGGTGTCAGCGATAGCCGTGCTCATCTTCTCGACAACGAACGATGGGGAGTAGCCGCGGTTGTTGACCGCCTCGTCGAAGAACACCGGGACCGAGGTCTGAAGCTGGTTCGCACCAGAGGTGGACTCCCAGAAGTTCTCAACTTCCTCCTTCTTCTCCCGCGGGTATGAACAATGGTCCGTCGAGATGAGGTCCAGGGTTCCGTCTTCAAGATGTTCGTACATCGCTTCGACGTCATCAGCCTCGCGTAGCGGTGGCGCTATCTTAACGAGGTTGCCGCGTCGGTCAAACTCAGATTTGTCGTAGATGAGGTAATGTGTGCACGTCTCACCCCGAACCAATGACCCGTCGTCGCGGTAGCGTTCGATCACCTCAGCGGCGGCGCGAGAGGTGGTGTGGATACCAAAGTACTTGGCTCCATGAGCTTGAGCGGAGCGGAGTACCGTGTCGGCAGCCATCGCTTCTGCGTAGTCTGGACGAGATTCAGCGAAGTATTTTGGTTCGCCCTTCCCTTCATCTTTCAATCGTTCGAGAAGTCGATCGCATACGTCGGCTTCCTCGGTGTGGAAAACGCCGACACCCCCAAGTTCGCCAAGGCGCTCCATGACGAGGTTGATGAGGCCGTAGCCGACAGGAAATGTACCTCCGGTAAACATCTTGAATGACGTGACCCCCGCCTCATGTGCCTCCTCCAGTTCGTCCAGTACGCCCTCCTGGTCGTCAGTGATGCCGCCGTGGAGCGCATAATCAACGACGGCTTTTCCATCGGCTTTCTCTTGCTTCGCGCGAATCCCCTCCATAAGCGACTGGGGTGGATTATAGGGCTGGTGGTCAACGTACATCCACGAGAAGTCCATGTACGTGGTGATTCCACCAGCCGCCGCAGCCATCCCTGCCGTCTCGTGTGTGTCGATCGACGAGCGGTCGTGGACGTGAGTCTGTGCGTCCATCAACCCAGGCATGACGTATTTCCCGGTCGCGTCGATTTCCTCGTCGGCATTAGGAAGTGACTCACGCGACCCTATCGCGACAATTTCTTCTCCATCAATTGCAACACTGGCCTCAAACATATCGTCGGCAGTTACGACTGTCCCGCCGGCGATAACTGTGTCCACAGTCATCATTACGCAAATGTGCAGGCAATGTATAAAATTGTATGCGTTCGGCAGTTGACTATATTTGGTTGACATCATCCGTCATCTCAATTTTAAGAAGTACCGTCATTGGCATGGTTGCTGCCAGTACAATCTGTTCATAAATTTCATGGATAGGTATTCTCGTCTTGACCATCCGTCCCTGGCCCGCCATGATATTCATCATAACATCATACTCCCCGGGGCCGGTGTTACTGATTGATTCCTCACGCACCCAAGATCTTATTATACAAATCTAAGTCGATTTTAGTGAGTGTGTTCTTCAATATATTTGTCTCACCGGCACTTGTCTACAAAATTCGCTCGAAGCGACCTGCTACCAATAAGATTCGCTTTGTACAGCACCCTCGAAAATTGATTAGAACGAAATAGATAGTATCACCGACCGTTGCCCAGATGCTGGGTGCGCATCGGGACTCGCAGACGCGATTTCAAAAAACGGGTGTGTTCTGGGACTACTCGACGGCGGCGATGACGTCGATCTCGACCAGTATATCGGGATTGGCCATCTCAGCTTTGACGGCGGTCCGTGCTGGGTACGGTTCGCTCATGAACTCTGTATACACTTCGTTCATCTCGCTGAACGAGTCCATGTCAGTCATGAACACACCAGCTCGAATGACATTATCCATGGACGTGCCGGCTTCTTCGAGAATCGCCTCGACGTTCTCCAGAACCTGTCGGGTCTGTGGCCCGACGCCACCTTCGACGAGCTCCTCTGTCTCGGGGTCGACCGGGACGTTACCAGAGACGTAGACAGTGTTGCCGTGTTGAATCGCCTGAGAAAGGGGTGCACTGCTCTCGTACGCTTCGTCAGTTTGGATTTGCTCTAGATCCATCTGCGTTTGCCTCGTTGACTGCTGGGCTAATGAAACTACGGCTCATGGGGCGACACTGCCGCAAATCCGTTGTTTATTCAAGAGGATATCGCTTACGGTCGAGGCTTTCGTACTCGCCAAACGTAGTATGGAACCGCTCTGCTATGGTATCCGGCGTCCAGCCATCTTCCCGGAAAGCGAGCCGAGTGGCCTGGGGATCGGAAACCAGTCCGATCATCTCGCCCGAGGCGCGGATGGTGAGTCCGTTCACGCCTTCGGCCTCGTCGCTCATCAGGAAACCTACGGTTGGGCCGATATGCTCTGGGCCGGGAATGCTACGGTCCTCACTGTCACTAGCCGGGAAATACGAGTTCTGCCGGCTCTCCGCACCAGGCACAAGCGCGTTGACCCGGATTCCACTGTCGCGAAGTTCGTCCGACGCCGATCGGACAAAGCCGAGAACGCCGGCCTTCGCAGTTGAGTAGGCGAGTTGCCCATAGCCGCCGACCGCTGCTCCGCTAGATGTACCGAGGAATGACCGCTCCGAGTCAAGGTCATGCTTCTCTGCATGCCGAACTAATGCCCGAAGTTGTGCGAAGTGACTACCGAGATGGACATCGATGACAGCGTTCCAATCATCGCGCGAGAGATCAGCGATGCGGTCATTTCGGACAATACCTGCGAAGTTAGCGATTCCGTCGACCCGCTCAAACTCTTCATACGTGCGGGTGATGAGTTCTTCAGCTTCTTCCATTGAGGATGCGTCCCCAAAGTGAGTGATGGCGTTCCCGCCTGCTTCACGTACCGCTTCGGCGGTTGTCTCCGCTGGTTCAGGGTCCGATCCATCGCCTTCAGGGTTT
This is a stretch of genomic DNA from Natronosalvus rutilus. It encodes these proteins:
- a CDS encoding carboxypeptidase M32, producing MAADTDKSTMSPEDAYDVVLEKSQRILDLEKVDFLTRWDSDVMMPVGGAPARASQRSSIAAAQHRYRTDDDLGEALDLLEDADLTEDQDAIVREMRREYDVETSVPEAVNGQISTVMSRAHEDWKQAKEANDWSIFGPSMEDVVDAWIDWSEHVNPDGDPFETLWTKRSGYHAQRYIDLETVDRIFDELRAELVPLINDIRLSDADLATDAFTARGPYDINTQRQLCEDTLDVLGLDWDRARLDTAPHPFSYGTQHDVRITTRYSEETPMTALQGIVHEFGHTAYTHNLPQDHYGDPIGEPRGLGVHESQSRFFENHIARSKPFWEHFMPTVREHFPQLEDITSQEAYEAVNQVFEDNRIRVSADELTYHMHIILRTEIEQALVAHEIGIDEVPDVWADKMEEYLGVRPESDAEGPLQDPHWASQIPAFITYTIGSMLAAQLNAAMRKDLAVDELVREGNFEPIHDWLEERIQRHGQRYRTDELIERATGEPLTAKYFVDYAREKYGELYAL
- a CDS encoding SDR family NAD(P)-dependent oxidoreductase, whose protein sequence is MGIDLTDRTAVVTGGAAGIGRGIAIELAREGADIVVADLDDEPTLPEEKERGTTVEVVEEMGHEAEFVKTDVTDENQVSSLMDVAAEEFAGIDILVNNAGIAGRGKASETTLEFWNKVLAVNLTGPFLCAKHAIPYLVESDQGRIINISSQGSKRASGTNTAYCISKAGISHLTRSLAAELGSEGVNVNGIMPGPVRTEMMADVLDDPEQRQTYLDQMCVDYYGVPEDIGRVAVFLASEDSRYVTGHEVAAEGGWLVN
- a CDS encoding fumarylacetoacetate hydrolase family protein, coding for MKYLARTMDAQPLLGDESGFVPLGAVHPDTETVRDALSYAAAGTLGDPADALAEPVDRADLTFGPPLAEFGKIWGIGLNYAEHAGDLGEQRPDEPASFMKPNTALTGPGGPIRLPPQDRTDRVTAEAELGVLVGRECHGIDENEVSEVVAGYLPIIDMTAEDILQRNPRFLTRAKSFDTFLVPGPLIMVPGDGFDLADLTVRTEVNGAIAAENKVANMLFPPAELISFHSGVMTLRPGDLFSTGTPGAAPIEPGDKVRSYVESVGAVEASVTR
- a CDS encoding dihydroorotase — encoded protein: MMTVDTVIAGGTVVTADDMFEASVAIDGEEIVAIGSRESLPNADEEIDATGKYVMPGLMDAQTHVHDRSSIDTHETAGMAAAAGGITTYMDFSWMYVDHQPYNPPQSLMEGIRAKQEKADGKAVVDYALHGGITDDQEGVLDELEEAHEAGVTSFKMFTGGTFPVGYGLINLVMERLGELGGVGVFHTEEADVCDRLLERLKDEGKGEPKYFAESRPDYAEAMAADTVLRSAQAHGAKYFGIHTTSRAAAEVIERYRDDGSLVRGETCTHYLIYDKSEFDRRGNLVKIAPPLREADDVEAMYEHLEDGTLDLISTDHCSYPREKKEEVENFWESTSGANQLQTSVPVFFDEAVNNRGYSPSFVVEKMSTAIADTYGMPNKGTLDPGTDADIVIFDPEATYEVNPADNFSKADFSIYEGREITGRVDQTFVRGELVYDDGDILVNAGYGDFVAREIPNWSDKTEE
- a CDS encoding Rid family detoxifying hydrolase, with product MDLEQIQTDEAYESSAPLSQAIQHGNTVYVSGNVPVDPETEELVEGGVGPQTRQVLENVEAILEEAGTSMDNVIRAGVFMTDMDSFSEMNEVYTEFMSEPYPARTAVKAEMANPDILVEIDVIAAVE
- a CDS encoding SDR family NAD(P)-dependent oxidoreductase yields the protein MLSGKTVVVTGAGHGVGEAVAIELGRYGANVAVNDLGTNPEGDGSDPEPAETTAEAVREAGGNAITHFGDASSMEEAEELITRTYEEFERVDGIANFAGIVRNDRIADLSRDDWNAVIDVHLGSHFAQLRALVRHAEKHDLDSERSFLGTSSGAAVGGYGQLAYSTAKAGVLGFVRSASDELRDSGIRVNALVPGAESRQNSYFPASDSEDRSIPGPEHIGPTVGFLMSDEAEGVNGLTIRASGEMIGLVSDPQATRLAFREDGWTPDTIAERFHTTFGEYESLDRKRYPLE